ACGGCCGGGTCGGCGATGCCCCAGTAGTTGGCCGAGCCGTTGGTCTTGGCGGCGTTGGAGCCGAAGTACTCCAGCAGCTCGGCGCCCGGCGCCAGCATGCCCGGGATGCGCCGGGTGGTCAGCTCGAAGTCGAACCGGTCCATGCGCTCCTTGGACAGCGAGAAGTCGACCTGCCGGTAGACGAACCGGATGCCCAGCTTGGCCAGCGCCTGCTCGAACGGCGCGACGATGCGCACGATGGAGGGCTGGTCGTTGAGGAACTCGATGACGAAGGGCTCGCCCTGGGCGTTGCGCAAGGCGCCGTCGCGGTAGGTCCAGCCGGCCTCGGCCAGCAGCCGCTGGGCCTGGCGCAGGTTGTCGCGCAGGCTGCCGGGCGGCGCGGTGCTGGGCGGGACGGGCGCCGGGCCGAACACCTCGGGCCGCAGCTTGTCGCGCAGCGGCTCCAGCAGTGCCAGCTCGTCGGGCTGGGGCAGGCCCTCGGCGTGGAAGTCGCTGTTCGGGAAGTAGCCCTGCACGCGCTTGTACAGGCCGTAGAACAGCTGGCGGTTCATCCACTCGAAGTCCATCGCCAGCCCGAGCGCCCGGCGCACCCGGATGTCCTGGAACTTGGGCTTGCGGATGTTGAACACGTAGCCCTGGAAGTCGCCCGGGTTGCGGTTCTCGAAGGTCGCCTTCTTCAGCTCGCCGCTGTCGAATTGCTTGCCCTTGTACTGGCGCGCCCAGTTGCGCGAGGTGAACTCGCGCATGAAGTCGAACTCGCCGGACTTCAGGCCCTCGAAGCGGGCGGTCTCGTCCAGGTAGATCTTGAAGCTGACGCGGTCGAAGTTGAACTGGCCGCGCCGCACCGGCAGGTCGCGGGCCCAGTAGCCGGGGTCGCGCGCGTAGGTGACGTCGCGCCCGAGCTGCGGGTTGGCGATGCGGTAGGGCCCGGAGGCGATCGGCACCTCCATTACCACCTGGTCGAACGGCTTGCCCTTGCCCCAGTCGCGGCTGAAGACCGGCATGCCGCCGACGATCAGCGGCAGCTCGCGGTTGGGCGAGGCGAAATCGAAGCGCACCGTGCGCGCATCGACCTCCACCGCGCGCCGCACTTCCTGGTAGATGGTGCGGTACTGCGGCGCCGCCTGCTCGCTGATCAGGGTGCGGAACGAGTGCACCACGTCGGCGGCCAGCACCGGCTTGCCGTCATGGAAGCGCGCCTCGCGCCGCAGGCGGAAGGTGGCCGACAGTCGGTTGGGCGCCACGTCCACGTCCTCGGCCAGCAGGCCGTAGGCGGTGGTCGGCTCGTCGAAGTTGCCCGTGAGCAGGCTGTCGAACATCAGCGCGGCCATGCCGTAGGGCTCGGTGCCCTTGAGCGTGAACGGGTTGAACTTGTCGAAATTGGTCGGCCGCGTGGGCGGCACCATGCGGATCTCGCCGCCCTTGGGCGCCTTCGGATCGACGTAGGCGAAATGGCTGAAGTCCGGCGGGTACTTGATGTCCCCGAACTGCGCATAGGCGTGGGCGGCCCAGGAAGGCGCCGCCGCCATGCATGCCAGCAGTACCAGCCAATCCCGCATGAGACAATTCTGCCGACTTTTTCCCACGACAAGACCCATGGGTTTCCTCACCGGCAAGAAATACCTGATCACGGGCGTGCTCTCGAACCGCTCGATCGCCTACGGCATCGCCAAGGCCTGCCACCAGCAGGGCGCGGAACTGGCCTTCAGCTACGTCGGCGAGCGCTTTCGCGACCGGATCGTCGAGTTCGCCTCGGAGTTCAACTCCGACCTGGTGTTCGACTGCGACGTCAGCGACGACGCACAGATCGACAAGCTGTTCGCCGACCTGTCGGCCCGCTGGCCGAAGTTCGACGGCTTCGTGCACAGCATCGGCTTCGCCCCGCGCGAGGCGATCGCCGGCGACTTCCTCGACGGCCTGTCGCGCGAGGCGTTCCGCATCGCGCAGGACATCAGCGCCTACAGCTTCCCGGCCATGGCCAAGTCGGCCCTGCCCTACCTGACCGACAACGCCTCGCTGCTCACGCTGAGCTACCTGGGCGCCCTGCGCATCGTGCCGCACTACAACACCATGGGCCTGGCCAAGGCCTCGCTCGAGGCGTCGGTGCGCTACCTGGCCGGCTCGCTGGGGCCGCGCGGCATCCGGGTCAACGGCATCAGCGCCGGCCCGATCAAGACGCTGGCGGCCAGCGGCATCAAGGATTTCTCCAAGCTGCTGTCCATCGTCGCCAAGGCGGCGCCGCTGCGCCGCAACGTGACGATCGAGGACGTCGGCAACGTGGCCGCCTTCCTGCTGAGCGATTTGGCGTCCGGCGTGACGGCCGAGATCAGCTACGTCGACGGCGGCTTCAGCCAGACGGCGATCGCGGTCGAGGAATAAGAGGTGTCATGGCGGCCTTGAGCCGCCATCCACCTCCTGCGCAGGGTATTACGTCGGGAGGCGGATCCCGGCCTTCGCCGGGATGACACGGAAGTGCCGGGAAGTCCCCACGGCCCCCGCCTGCGCGGGGGCGAAGGTCGTCAGCCCTTCACGCAGTCCGCGTAATACCGCCGCTTTCCGTCCTCGCCGACCTCCTCCACCAGGCCGTGGATGTCCGTCTCGAAGCCGGGGCAGGCTTCGTTGAACTCGCGCGAGAACTTCAGGTAGTCGACGATCTTCTTGTTGAACACCTCGCCCGGGATCAGCAGCGGGATGCCCGGCGGGTACGGCGTCACCAGCGAGGTGGTGATCCGCCCCTCCAGCTCGTCGATCTCGACCCGCTCGGTCTTGCGGTGCGCGATGTGGGCGAAGGCGTCGCTGGGCTTCATGGCCGGCGTCAGGTCCGACAGGTACATGTCGGTGGTCAGCCGGGCGATGTCGTACTTGGCGTACAGCTCGTGCACGTGCTGGCACAGGTCGGCCAGGCCCATGCGCTCGTAGCGCGGCTGCTGGGCGCAGAACTCCGGCAGGATGCGCCACATCGGCTGGTTGCGCGCGTAGTCGTCCTTGAACTGCTGCAGCGCCGTCAGCAGCGTGTTCCAGCGGCCCTTGGTGATGCCGATGGTGAACATGATGAAGAACGAGTACAGCCCGGTCTTCTCCACGATGATCCCGTGCTCGGCCAGGAAGCGGGTCACGATCGACGCCGGGATGCCGGTCTTGGCGAACTTGCCGTTCAGGTCCAGGCCCGGGGTCACGATGGTGGACTTGATCGGGTCCAGCATGTTGAAGCCCTCGGCCAGGTTGCCGAAGCCGTGCCACTTGGCGGTGCGCGCCTCGCCCTTGATGATCCAGTCGTCGGCGCGGCCGATGCCTTGCTCGGCCAGCTTGTCCGGGCCCCAGACCTTGAACCACCAGTCCTTGCCGTAGGCCTGGTCGACCTGGCGCATGGCGCGCCGGAAGTCCAGCGCCTCCATGATGCTTTCCTCCACCATCGCCGTGCCGCCGGGCGGCTCCATCATCGCGGCGGCCACGTCGCAGCTGGCGATGATCGAGTACTGCGGGCTGGTCGAGGTGTGCATCAGGTACGCCTCGTTGAACAGGTGCCGGTCCAGCTTGTTGGTCTTGGCGTCCTGCACCAGCACGTGGCTGGCCTGGCTGATGCCGGCCAGCAGCTTGTGGATGGACTGGGTGGCGTAGACCAGCGACTTCTCCGGCCGCGGGCGCTTCTTGCCCATGGCGTGGAAGCTGCCATAGAACGGGTGGAAGGCCGCGTGCGGCAGCCAGGCCTCGTCGAAGTGCAGCGCATCGACGTAGCCGTCCAGCATGCCCTTGATGGTCTCGGTGTTGTACAGCACGCCGTCGTAGGTGGACTGGGTCAGCGTCACGATGCGCGGCTTGACCTGCTCCGGGTCCACCCCCGCCAGCAGCGGGTTGGCGCGGATCTTGTCCTTGATCGCCTCCGGCGTGAACTCGCTCTGCGGGATCGGGCCGATGATGCCGAAGTGGTTGCGCGTCGGCTTCATGAACACGGGGATCGCCCCGGTCATGATGATCGAGTGCAGGATCGACTTGTGGCAGTTGCGGTCCACCACCACCACGTCGCCCGGCGCCACCGTGTGGTGCCACACCATCTTGTTCGAGGTGCTGGTGCCGTTGGTCACGAAGAAGCAATGGTCGGCGTTGAAGATGCGCGCCGCATTGCGCTCGCTGGCCGCCACCGGGCCGGTGTGGTCCAGCAGCTGGCCCAGCTCGTCCACCGCGTTGCAGACGTCGGCGCGCAGCATGTTCTCGCCGAAGAACTGGTGGAACATCTGGCCGATCGGGCTCTTGAGGAAGGCCACGCCGCCGGAATGCCCCGGGCAGTGCCAGGAGTAGGAGCCGTCCTCGGCGTAGTCCAGCAGCGCCTTGAAGAACGGCGGCTGGATCCCCTCCAGGTAGCTCTTGGCCTCGCGGATGATGTGGCGGGCCATGAACTCCGGCGTGTCTTCGTACATGTGGATGAAGCCATGGAGCTCGCGCAGCACGTCGTTGGGCAGGTGCTGCGAGGTCTTGGTCTCGCCGTAGATGTAGATCGGCACGTCGGCGTTCTTGCGCCGCACTTCCTGGATGAAGGCGCGCAGGTTCAGCACGGCCGGCGCCTCGTCGGGGCCGGAGGTGGTGAACTCCTCGTCGTCGATCGACAGGATGAACGCGCTGGCGCGGCTTTGCTGCTGCGCGAACTGCGACAGGTCGCCGTAGCTGGTGACGCCCAGCACCTCCATGCCCTCGGCCTCGATGGCCTGCGCCAGGGCGCGGATGCCCAGTCCCGAGGTGTTCTCGGACCGGTAGTCTTCGTCGATGATGACGATGGGAAAGCGGAACTTCATGCGTGACTCCCGGCACCGGGCGGACGAACAAGGCGCGAAGTGTATGCAATCGGGCAATCCCTTCGTCGAAGCCTGAGCGCGCCGAAGGCGGCATTGCGCACTCGGCCGGGCAACGGCCGCCCTTGCGACGACAATCGCGGCAAAGGACGAGCCAGGAGACAGGAGGCGCAGATGACCGAATCGACCTTGTGGTGGCTGCTGACCGGGGCGGCCGTGGCCGCCGAGCTGGTCACCGGCACCTTCTACCTGCTGATGGGAGCCATCGGCCTGGCCGCCGGCGCGCTGGCCGCGCATGCCGGCTTCGGCATGCCGGCGCAGCTGGTCACGGCGGCGGTGGTCGGCGGCGGCGCCGTGGCCGCCTGCTACGCCGTGCGCCGCAGCCTCCCGGCGGCCCCGCCGGCCGGCGCCAATCGCGACGTCAACCTGGACGTCGGCGAGACCGTGATGGTCGAGCGCTGGCAGGCCGACGGCACCGCCCAGGTGCGCTACCGCGGCGCCAGCTGGACCGTCTCCCACCTGCCCGGCGAGATCCCCGTGGCCGGCCTGCACCGCGTGCGCGAGGTGGTGGGCAACCGCCTCGTGGTCGAGAAAGCCTGAACCCGTTACCCCCCGGAGGAGAAGAAAGCATGGAAATCGCACTGGTCCTGTTCGTCATCGCAGTCATCTTCGTGGTGCGCGCCATCAAGGTCGTGCCGCAGCAGCACGCCTGGGTGGTCGAGCGGCTGGGCAAGTACAACGCCTCGCTGGCGCCCGGCCTGAACTTCCTGATCCCGTTCATCGACAAGGTCGCCTACAAGCACAGCCTGAAGGAAATCCCGCTGGACGTGCCCAGCCAGGTCTGCATCACCCGCGACAACACCCAGCTGCAGGTCGACGGCATCCTGTACTTCCAGGTGACCGACCCGATGCGCGCCAGCTACGGCTCGTCCAACTACGTGGTGGCCATCACGCAGCTGGCCCAGACCACGCTGCGCAGCGTCATCGGCCGGATGGAGCTGGACAAGACCTTCGAGGAGCGCGACATCATCAACGTGCAAGTGGTGCAGGCCATCGACGAGGCGGCGCTGAACTGGGGCGTGAAGGTGCTGCGCTACGAGATCAAGGACCTGACGCCGCCGGCCGAGATCCTGCGTGCCATGCAGTCGCAGATCACCGCCGAGCGGGAAAAGCGCGCCCTGATCGCCGCCTCCGAAGGCCGGCGCCAGGAGCAGATCAACATCGCCACCGGCGAGCGCGAGGCCTTCATCGCCCGCTCGGAAGGCGAGAAGCAGGCCGAGATCAACCAGGCCCAGGGCGAGGCGGCGGCCATCCTGGCGGTGGCCGAAGCCAAGGCCGAAGCCATCCGCAAGGTCGCCGAAGCCATCCGCCAGCCCGGCGGCGACCAGGCGGTGCAGCTGGAAGTGGCGGAGAAGGCGGTGGACGCCTTCCGCAACGTGGCCAACGAGTCGCAGACCACGCTGATCGTGCCGGCCAACATGAGCGAGGTCTCGACCCTGATCGCCTCGGCGATGCGCATGATCCAGGCGGGCAAGCCCGGGGCGTCGGCCTGAGGGGCCTTGCCGCCGCCCTGACGCCATCGTCGGCCTGGGAAGGCCGACGCCTCAGTTCCACTGTGCCGAGGCCGCTTCCGCCTGGCACATCGCTTGCCCCGGTTCCCTTGCCGGCGTCCACCCCGGGCGCCTCAACCAGGAGTGAATCGATGCAAGGTACCGAGTTGAAGCAGCGTGTCGACCAGATCGAGCAGTGCACCGACGACGCCAAGCGCGCGGTGACCAGTGGTTCGGCCACGCCCGAGCTGCGCCAGTGCGTGCAGGACATGCACCAGCAAGCCCGCCAGTTGCAGCAGGCCTGCAGCGGCGGCCAGCAGCAGATGGGGCAGCAGCAGATGGGCCAGCAGGGCGGCCTGGACAGCGGCTTGCGCCAGCAGGTGGCCCAGCTCGAGCAGACGGCCGACCGCGCGATGCAGGCCTGCCGCCAGGCCGGCAGCAACGTCGACCAGCAGACGCAGCAGGCCGTGCAGCGGGCGCACCAGGAAATCTCCAGCGTGAAGAAGCAGATGCAGTAGCGGCATCCGCCCTCGCCCGAGACCAAGGACACCTCCAGCAGCGAGTGACAGGGGCCGCCCATGCAAGTCGGCCTGCTCACCCTGCACCGCTGCATCAACTACGGCTCCTATTGGCAGGCCCGCTGCCTGCTGGAAGGACTGCAGGCGCTGGGCCATGACGCCCGGCTGCTGGACCATCGCACGCCGCGCATCGAGCGGGCCGAGTACCGCTGTGCACTGAATCCGCTGCTGCCGCTGCCGTCCCCCGCCGCGGACCGCCCGGCCTACGCCCGCAAGCTGCGGCGCTTCGCCGAGGCGGCGGACGCACTGCCCCGCACCGCCCCCTTCAGCCTGGACGGCCCCTGCGCCATCGAGGACTTCGACGCTGTCGTGGTCGGCAGCGACGAGATGTGGAACTTCCACCATCCCTGGTACGCGGCCTGCCGGCTGTTCTTCGGCGAAGGCATCCGGGCGGGCCGGCTGGTGGCCCATGCCTGCACCTTCGGCAACTACCCGGCGGCGCGCGGCCTGCAGCCGGAATGGGTGCGCCGGCTGCTGCGCTTCGACAGCATCTCGGCGCGCGACCACAACACGCAGGACCTGCTCGAGCAGGCCACCGGCCGGCCCAGCCCGCTGGTGCTGGACCCCTGCCTGCAGTTCGCGCCGGCGCTGCCCGAGACGCCCGCCGCCGACCCCCACACCGCCGCGCTCTATGGCCACAGCTTCAGCCCCTGGTTCCGCCAGGCGGCGCGCGCCTGGGCCGGGCGGCGCAGCGTGCGCCTGGTCAGCATCGGCTATCGCAACGACTGGGCCGACGAGCAGTGGCTGGATGCCGGGCCCGATGACTTTGCCGGCTTCATCGGCGAGACCGGCTTCCTGCTGACCAACTTCTTCCACGGCTGCGTGTTCGCGCTGCGCCACGGCAAGCCCTTCGCCTGCGAGGACTCGCCCTACCGGTCGATCAAGCTGCGCTCGCTGCTGCTGCACCTGGGCTGCAGCGAGCGCCTGGTGCTGGAGTCGGCCGGCCCCGATGCGATCGCCCGCGTGCTGGACACCCCCCTGCCTGCCTCGCTGCGCCGGCGGCTGGCCGAGTGCCGCGCAGCCTCGCACGCCAGCCTGGCCGACGCCCTGCAAGTGGACCGGGCGGTGGCATGAACCCGGGGCCGGCCGGCGCCGCACCTCGACTTGCGCCCCGCGACGTGCTGCGCGGCGGCCTGTGCGTGGGCTGCGGCAACTGCGCCGCCCAGCCCGGCGCGCCCGGGCGCCGCATGGCCTGGGACCGCGACGGCCAGCTCAAGCCGGCCGGGCGCCGCGCCGACCTAGCGCGGGCCGATGCGCAGCTCGCCCGCCTGTGCCCGTCGTCGCCCTGGGCGGCGAACGAAGACGAACTGGCGCGGGCGCTGTACCCGCAGGCCGCCCACGTCGATCCGCTGGTGGGCCGCTACGAAAGCGCCTTCGTCGGCTCCGTGGCTGAAGGGCACTTCCGCGCTCAGGGCAGCTCCGGCGGCATGGTGTCCTGGGTGGCCACCGAGCTGCTGCGGCGCGGCCTGGTGGACGCAGTCGCCCACGTGGTGCCCACGGCCGACCCCGCCGCCGACGGCCGCTTCTTCCGCTACCGCCTGTCGCGCACGCCCGCGCAACTGGCGGCCGGGGCCAAGTCGCGCTACTACCCGGTGGAGCTGTCGCAGGTGCTGGAGGAGATCCGCGCCACGCCCGGCCGCTATGCCGTGGTCGGCATTCCCTGCTTCACCAAGGCCGTGCAGCTGCTGCGGCGCCACGACCCGCTGATGCGCGATCGGATCCGCTTCACCCTGGGCCTGTTCTGCGGCCACATGAAGAGCGCGCGCCTGCTGGACAGCTTCGCCTGGCAGTTGAGCGTGGACCCGGCCGAGGTGGTGGGCGTGGAGTACCGGCTGAAGAGCCCGGACCGCCCCGCCAACTGGTACACCGCCCAGCTGCGCCTGCGCGACGGCCGGCTGGTGCAGCGCGACTGGTTCCACCTGGCCGAGGGCGACTGGGGGTCGGGCTTCTTCCAGAACGGCGCCTGCAACTTCTGCGACGACGTCGTGGTCGAGACCGCCGACATCTCGTTCGGCGACGCCTGGGTCGAGCCTTACGCGCAGGATGGCCGGGGCACCAACGTGGTGCTGGTGCGCTCGCCGGAGCTGCACGCGCTGGTCAGCGAAGCGATCGGGCAAGGCCGCCTGGCGCTGGCGCCGGTCGATGCCGATTTCGTGCGCCGCACCCAGGCCGCCGGTTTGCGGCACCGGCGCGAAGGGCTGGCCTACCGGCTCACGTGGGCCAGGCGGTCCGGCCTGCAGCCGCGCAAGCGGGTGGCGGAGGGGGCCACGGAGCTGCCGCGG
The sequence above is a segment of the Ramlibacter tataouinensis genome. Coding sequences within it:
- a CDS encoding extracellular solute-binding protein, with amino-acid sequence MRDWLVLLACMAAAPSWAAHAYAQFGDIKYPPDFSHFAYVDPKAPKGGEIRMVPPTRPTNFDKFNPFTLKGTEPYGMAALMFDSLLTGNFDEPTTAYGLLAEDVDVAPNRLSATFRLRREARFHDGKPVLAADVVHSFRTLISEQAAPQYRTIYQEVRRAVEVDARTVRFDFASPNRELPLIVGGMPVFSRDWGKGKPFDQVVMEVPIASGPYRIANPQLGRDVTYARDPGYWARDLPVRRGQFNFDRVSFKIYLDETARFEGLKSGEFDFMREFTSRNWARQYKGKQFDSGELKKATFENRNPGDFQGYVFNIRKPKFQDIRVRRALGLAMDFEWMNRQLFYGLYKRVQGYFPNSDFHAEGLPQPDELALLEPLRDKLRPEVFGPAPVPPSTAPPGSLRDNLRQAQRLLAEAGWTYRDGALRNAQGEPFVIEFLNDQPSIVRIVAPFEQALAKLGIRFVYRQVDFSLSKERMDRFDFELTTRRIPGMLAPGAELLEYFGSNAAKTNGSANYWGIADPAVDALLQKVVQATTRPELSAAMRALDRVLSHGHYSIPQYYSGAFFIGYRAQRFVLPPVVPPYYEADTWALATWWASPDNRGSP
- the fabI gene encoding enoyl-ACP reductase FabI, which produces MGFLTGKKYLITGVLSNRSIAYGIAKACHQQGAELAFSYVGERFRDRIVEFASEFNSDLVFDCDVSDDAQIDKLFADLSARWPKFDGFVHSIGFAPREAIAGDFLDGLSREAFRIAQDISAYSFPAMAKSALPYLTDNASLLTLSYLGALRIVPHYNTMGLAKASLEASVRYLAGSLGPRGIRVNGISAGPIKTLAASGIKDFSKLLSIVAKAAPLRRNVTIEDVGNVAAFLLSDLASGVTAEISYVDGGFSQTAIAVEE
- a CDS encoding arginine/lysine/ornithine decarboxylase, which translates into the protein MKFRFPIVIIDEDYRSENTSGLGIRALAQAIEAEGMEVLGVTSYGDLSQFAQQQSRASAFILSIDDEEFTTSGPDEAPAVLNLRAFIQEVRRKNADVPIYIYGETKTSQHLPNDVLRELHGFIHMYEDTPEFMARHIIREAKSYLEGIQPPFFKALLDYAEDGSYSWHCPGHSGGVAFLKSPIGQMFHQFFGENMLRADVCNAVDELGQLLDHTGPVAASERNAARIFNADHCFFVTNGTSTSNKMVWHHTVAPGDVVVVDRNCHKSILHSIIMTGAIPVFMKPTRNHFGIIGPIPQSEFTPEAIKDKIRANPLLAGVDPEQVKPRIVTLTQSTYDGVLYNTETIKGMLDGYVDALHFDEAWLPHAAFHPFYGSFHAMGKKRPRPEKSLVYATQSIHKLLAGISQASHVLVQDAKTNKLDRHLFNEAYLMHTSTSPQYSIIASCDVAAAMMEPPGGTAMVEESIMEALDFRRAMRQVDQAYGKDWWFKVWGPDKLAEQGIGRADDWIIKGEARTAKWHGFGNLAEGFNMLDPIKSTIVTPGLDLNGKFAKTGIPASIVTRFLAEHGIIVEKTGLYSFFIMFTIGITKGRWNTLLTALQQFKDDYARNQPMWRILPEFCAQQPRYERMGLADLCQHVHELYAKYDIARLTTDMYLSDLTPAMKPSDAFAHIAHRKTERVEIDELEGRITTSLVTPYPPGIPLLIPGEVFNKKIVDYLKFSREFNEACPGFETDIHGLVEEVGEDGKRRYYADCVKG
- a CDS encoding NfeD family protein, with the translated sequence MTESTLWWLLTGAAVAAELVTGTFYLLMGAIGLAAGALAAHAGFGMPAQLVTAAVVGGGAVAACYAVRRSLPAAPPAGANRDVNLDVGETVMVERWQADGTAQVRYRGASWTVSHLPGEIPVAGLHRVREVVGNRLVVEKA
- a CDS encoding SPFH domain-containing protein, with the protein product MEIALVLFVIAVIFVVRAIKVVPQQHAWVVERLGKYNASLAPGLNFLIPFIDKVAYKHSLKEIPLDVPSQVCITRDNTQLQVDGILYFQVTDPMRASYGSSNYVVAITQLAQTTLRSVIGRMELDKTFEERDIINVQVVQAIDEAALNWGVKVLRYEIKDLTPPAEILRAMQSQITAEREKRALIAASEGRRQEQINIATGEREAFIARSEGEKQAEINQAQGEAAAILAVAEAKAEAIRKVAEAIRQPGGDQAVQLEVAEKAVDAFRNVANESQTTLIVPANMSEVSTLIASAMRMIQAGKPGASA
- a CDS encoding polysaccharide pyruvyl transferase family protein; the protein is MQVGLLTLHRCINYGSYWQARCLLEGLQALGHDARLLDHRTPRIERAEYRCALNPLLPLPSPAADRPAYARKLRRFAEAADALPRTAPFSLDGPCAIEDFDAVVVGSDEMWNFHHPWYAACRLFFGEGIRAGRLVAHACTFGNYPAARGLQPEWVRRLLRFDSISARDHNTQDLLEQATGRPSPLVLDPCLQFAPALPETPAADPHTAALYGHSFSPWFRQAARAWAGRRSVRLVSIGYRNDWADEQWLDAGPDDFAGFIGETGFLLTNFFHGCVFALRHGKPFACEDSPYRSIKLRSLLLHLGCSERLVLESAGPDAIARVLDTPLPASLRRRLAECRAASHASLADALQVDRAVA
- a CDS encoding Coenzyme F420 hydrogenase/dehydrogenase, beta subunit C-terminal domain, with the translated sequence MNPGPAGAAPRLAPRDVLRGGLCVGCGNCAAQPGAPGRRMAWDRDGQLKPAGRRADLARADAQLARLCPSSPWAANEDELARALYPQAAHVDPLVGRYESAFVGSVAEGHFRAQGSSGGMVSWVATELLRRGLVDAVAHVVPTADPAADGRFFRYRLSRTPAQLAAGAKSRYYPVELSQVLEEIRATPGRYAVVGIPCFTKAVQLLRRHDPLMRDRIRFTLGLFCGHMKSARLLDSFAWQLSVDPAEVVGVEYRLKSPDRPANWYTAQLRLRDGRLVQRDWFHLAEGDWGSGFFQNGACNFCDDVVVETADISFGDAWVEPYAQDGRGTNVVLVRSPELHALVSEAIGQGRLALAPVDADFVRRTQAAGLRHRREGLAYRLTWARRSGLQPRKRVAEGATELPRPRKLLYRIRAHVTRWSPKAFRVARVLRWRGLYLAWAHGVVALYQGLAYARGRLGAALARMGWRG